ATACCTTTGTGGGTGAAAAATCCAGATTTTGATCGTGTATGTTTCTCAACTTCCTCTTAGTTAAATGTATATAtgagtaatatatatatggtcTAATTATTTGTAACAAAGTCTCTCTGTTGTTCTCTCTGAAGATTGACTGGCTTAACAAGCTCATTGGCTATATGTGGCCTTATCTAGACAAGGtaaagtcttcttcttcttagcgTTCATGTTTTTGCATTCATGAGTCCTTAATTCCTATAAACAATGTATCTTATAACGTTTTCAGGCTATTTCTAATATGGCAAAGTCTATTGCAAAACCAATTATTGCTGAACAAATTCCAAACTACAAAATAGATTCAGTTGAATTTGAAATGCTCACTTTGGGTTCACTACCACCAACTTTCCAAGGTTTCTCCTTATCAACACTCATAATTACACATtgttcagcttcttcttcttccatttttatatgttttgattcTCACTCTCATTGCAGGAATGAAAGTTTATGCAACTGATAACAAAGAGCTAATCATGGAGTTGTCAGTAAAGTGGGCTGGGAACCCCAATATACTTGTTGCAGCTAAAGCATTTGGGTTAAAAGCCACTGTCCAGGTATGTTTTTGATCATTACATCTCCAAGAAAAGCCTATACATTTTTTCTTCTGATTACTTGCAAAATTGTATTATCAGGTGGTTGATTTGCAAGTCTATGCTACCCCAAGGATTACTTTGAAGCCATTGGTTCCATCATTCCCCTGTTTTGCCAACATATTTGTCTCCCTTATGGATAAGGTCTAAATCCAAAAAGGATTACATTATTATATATAGCACCTTACACACAGACATATAGtctaaaatgtgatttttttgtgCAGCCACAAGTAGATTTTGGACTGAAGTTACTAGGTGCAGATGTGATGGCAATCCCTGGCTTGTACCGATTTGTCCAGGTATGACGCTTCCAAAGCTGTATCATCTCCTTTCCCACCTACCAAaatgttatttgttttttttttaacatcaaaaaatgTTATTTGTTGATACTAAACTCTGCAAAAACTTGTAGGAACTCATTAAAGATCAGGTTGCTAACATGTACCTATGGCCAAAGACTTTGTGTGTACAGATCATGGATCCTTCTACGTAAGTTTTGTTGTTTCCTACTTAAAGTCTCACTTCTACTACTATTGAGTAACTGATAAATATTGAGTTTCATGACGTGCAGTGCAATGAAGAAGCCTGTTGGATTGCTTAACGTGAATGTCATAAAGGCAATAAAGCTTAAGAAGAAAGACTTTCTCGGTGGATCAGACCCTTATGTGAAACTAACACTCTCTGGAGACAGAGTTCCTGGTAAGAAGACAGTTGTTAAACACAGCAATCTAAACCCTGAGTGGAACGAAGAGTTCGATTTAGTTGTTAAAGATCCAGAGAGCCAAGAATTGCACCTCATTGTTTATGACTGGGAACAGGTAACAATAACTTCTTTTTCTAAACTGCCTTGCGTCTCAAGATTCACATTTTTAGGTAATAACCACTCATTTGAACGTCTCAGGTTGGTAAACATGATAAGATAGGAATGAATGTGATTCCACTTAAAGACCTTACACCAGAGGAGCCAAAACTCATGACACTTGAGCTGTTGAAATCCATGGAACCAAACGAGCCAGTTAGCGAGAAATCGCGTGGACAGCTCGTTGTGGAAGTGGAGTATAAACCTTTTAAGGAAGATAACATTCCAGACAACTTAGATGATCCAAATGCAGTAGAGAAAGCACCAGAAGGCACACCTTCTGGTGGTGGATTGCTTGTGGTTATTGTTCACGAAGCTGAAGATTTAGAAGGCAAATACCACACGAATCCTTACGTTCGTTTGCTGTTTAAAGGAGAAGAACGTAAAACAAAGGTGTGATAAATTACTCTTTTAAACTCATATCTTA
The window above is part of the Brassica napus cultivar Da-Ae chromosome C8, Da-Ae, whole genome shotgun sequence genome. Proteins encoded here:
- the LOC106449785 gene encoding synaptotagmin-2 — its product is MGIISTILGTFGFGFGTTIGILIGYYLFIYHQSTDVQDPEIKPLMELDSEAIAKMFPEIPLWVKNPDFDRIDWLNKLIGYMWPYLDKAISNMAKSIAKPIIAEQIPNYKIDSVEFEMLTLGSLPPTFQGMKVYATDNKELIMELSVKWAGNPNILVAAKAFGLKATVQVVDLQVYATPRITLKPLVPSFPCFANIFVSLMDKPQVDFGLKLLGADVMAIPGLYRFVQELIKDQVANMYLWPKTLCVQIMDPSTAMKKPVGLLNVNVIKAIKLKKKDFLGGSDPYVKLTLSGDRVPGKKTVVKHSNLNPEWNEEFDLVVKDPESQELHLIVYDWEQVGKHDKIGMNVIPLKDLTPEEPKLMTLELLKSMEPNEPVSEKSRGQLVVEVEYKPFKEDNIPDNLDDPNAVEKAPEGTPSGGGLLVVIVHEAEDLEGKYHTNPYVRLLFKGEERKTKRVKKNREPRWDEDFQFPLDEPPVNDKLHVEVISTSSRMGLIQSKEALGYVVINLADVVSNRRINDKYHLIDSKNGRVQIELQWRTSS